DNA sequence from the Paenibacillus azoreducens genome:
CTGCCCGAGCATCTTATCCGAAAATAACCGCTCATAGTTATCCCAACCGATAAATTTCTTATCAAAAAAACCCTTCGTCCGGTAAAAGCTGAAATACAAGCTTTTGAAAAACGGATAGTATAAGAAGATCGTTAAAAATGCAGCACTCGGAAACAAAAACATCCAGATATACTTTCGATCGCCCTTCATATTTATCACCACTTGAGTTTTATTTTCTCTAGCAACCAGTATGGAAATCATCCATCCAAAGGTCTTGCTTGGTTAGCACTCTTAAAACATACGCCGCCTCAGCAGCGGGCGGCGTATGTGAATTTCATTCAAATCATGTTATGCCCGGAATTTCGGCGGATGTTACTTTTTATTCGCATCCTCAATATCCTTGGCTTCTTTGAGTACGTCAGCCGGTGTTTTCTTGCCCGTTACGACAGCTTGAACACCTGCGCGCAGCGTCGAGAAGGTTTCCGGAGCTACCATTGTATCGATTGGGTTGTTCACGGAATCCGCGTTTGCAACCATTGCAAATCCTTCTGTAGCCGTTTGGGTTTTACCTTTGATTTCCACGCCGGCAGCAGCTGGAGTGCCGCCGTTGGCAAGCGCGATTTTTTCGATGACGGCTGGGCTGGTCATATGCTTCAGGAGTGCGATTGCCGCATCTTTTTTGTCGGCATTGTCAAACGTCGATTTGGAAAGGTAGAAGCCTGATCCGAAACCGCCGATAACGTCTTTGCCTGTGCCTACGCCGCCTGGCATTGCAGGGAACGGAATAACCGTCGTATTGTCGAGAACCGCTGGATCCTTCCAGTTGCCCATTGCCCAGGAGCCTTCAAGAATCATGGCGGCTTTGCCTTCGCCGTAGTAGTTCGATGCCATGCCCAAGTCAATGGTTGCGGCATCTTTAGGGAATGCGCCAAGATCATACAATTCCTTCATCGCCGCATAACCCTTTTCCCAGTTCGGATCGATACCGTCCGCAAGACCACTGTTATGGCCTTTCGAGCCTGCAGCAGAAAGGATGAAGTGCTCGATCACGTAGTGGGATTGGTCAAATGGAGCCGCCAGCGGAATGATGCCTTTTTTGGACAAGGTCTGTACCGCTGTTTTCATTTTGTCCCAGTCAGTTGGAAGCTCGAGTTTATTGTCTTCGAAGATTTTTTTGTTGACAAACAATCCTTCATAGAAACCGGTCAGCGGCACTGCGTAGATATTGCCGTCTTTTTGTCTTACGTTTTCAAGCGCTGCCGGTGAAAATCCCGATTTCCATGTCGAATCACTATCCAGGATGTCATTTAGCGGAACCACTTTTCCCGCATCTACAAAACCTTTGGCATCGGCGCCAACGAAGTAGAACAGCAAATCAGGTTCATTTCCCGATGTCATATCCGTATTGACTTTCGTTCTGAAACCGTCATCATTTGCGGACATGGTATCGTTTTCAACTTTGATGTTAGGATTTTTGGACGTGAACTCGTCCAGCGCTGCTTGGAAGGCCTCGCGTGCGGTGTCTGTACCGCCAAATGTGGAGAACACGCGCAAGGATACGTCCTTTTTCGGAGCTTCCGATTCTTTCGGAGTTTCCGTTTCGGTTTTTGGCGTTTCCCCGGATGCGTTATTGTTCTCGCTCTTGCCGCAGCCTGCCACAAACATCGTGAACACAAGCAGCATGCTCATTAGAATGAATGAAGACTTTTTCACTTGTACATCTCCCCTTTAGGTATTTTGAATCATTGTTTTACTTCTGCTGCTATTCTTATCATACATGAGATATAATTCATGTAAGGGGATACATTCCTCTAAATCACGGGGAAATATCCACAATATGGATTGTAAAATTACAATTTCAACCAAAAACAACGGTGGAATGTAAGGTTGGACGCGCAATTTCTTGCCAATCTTGGAAAAGAGAAACGTCTATCGGCGTCGGCGTTTATCACAGAAAACAGACTGCTTATAGCAGAAGTTTCCCTTGCGATATAAGGATCGGGCTGCAGGATGGCGGTGAAATGGAATTTCGGGGACCGTAGACCACTTGGTATAACGTCATCATTTATCGTTCTTTATGGTGAACTAGCCCGGGCTATGGTCTAACGGACACCACGAACGCTAATCCGCCAAAAATAGCCGATTAGAAAATCTAACGGACACCACGGCGCTTAATTGCTACAAAATTCAGGTAAAAGTAAGCTTTTTCGCCAAATAGGTGCAACTGTGTCCGTTAGATTTCAAAATCGCCGGAATTGCCCTTCATAGCGGCCCCCATGTCCGTTAGAGGTTTGGTGCGGTCCATTTACTGCGCAGAAACATCCATTAGAGGTTTGGTGCGATCCATTCATGTACAGAAATGTACGTTAGAGGTTTGTTGTGACCCATTCATGCTCAGAAACATCCATTAGAGGTTTGTTGTGACCCATTCATGCGCAGAAACATCCGTTAGAGGTTTGCTGCGACCCATTCATGCGCAGAAACGTCCATTAGAGGTTTGTTGTGACCCATTTATGCCCAGAAACATCCATTAGAGGTTTGGTGCGACCCATTTATGCGCAGAAACATCCATTAGAGGTTTGGTGCGATCCATTTATGCGCAGAAACGTCTTTGTTAGAGGTTGGGTGCGACCCATTTATGCTCAGAAACGTCTTTGTTAAAGGTTTGCTGATCAAAAATTCCGGCCGCCGGATACCTGCGGGATCGCAGAAATACCACGGTACCGTGAGTCAGTCCTTTTCCAAAAAACTCGCGTCTTTTCGATTTTTTCGAACCGCGGGCTGCGTTTAGCAGTAATGGTGACTATAAGTTTCTTAAGCCCCACTGAACTTATAGTCATAAGTTCCACAATCTAAAAAAGAACACAGCCACCATATGGTGTGCCGTGTTCTTTGCGTGCCATGTTCTTGATGTTCCGTGTTCTTTTTCCATGCTTCCCGTGCGTGATGTACACCGAACTTTTGTTACGCGCGGACCTACTTTCGAAACAGATTGGTACCACTCATTCACTTCTTTCGTCACTTGATCGCCGCCATTGGCCTTCCAGCTGGCGACGAAATCGTCAAAAGCGCTAACAGGCAGTTTGCCGTAAATGATTTTATTGAAGGTTTCAAGCTCGGACTGGCGGAGCAGATTCCACTTCGAAATCATGGTTGGCGTAGCCGCGCCCGTAAAGTAATTTTGCTTGCGGACATCGATTTGCGACATGACGACTTTCGCTGCGTACCAGTTTTCCGGCTTGCGGAATTGAGCCAGCTGCTTTTCGTACGGCGTCTCCGGTTTCGCGCCATCAGCCAGCTTCACGAGAGATTTCATATACAGATCCGGTATGCGCGCCGGACCGGTGATAAACGGGAATTTGTCAAAGAAGTCCTTGATTTTATCTTTGTCGCTTGTCGGCTGCCCGTCCACGATATCCCAGTCATAACCTTTGGCGAAGCCGTATTCGTACGGACTGCCGGCTGCAGGATTAGCCAAATTGTCAAGCAGGTAATTGTAATACAAAATAATCGCTTCCGGATGTTTGGCATCCTTGTTGATCATGAAACTGCTGTTGACGCCGGAGTTTTGCCATTTCGTGCCGATCTTTCCATCCGGGCCGGCAGGAACCGGGTATGCTTTATATTTCGATCCCGGTACGTTTTTGATCAGATCCGGAGCAGGCCAGTCCGGAACCCAGTTGGCGCCCGGCAGGACGCCGGCTTTGCCTTTGGTCCAAATTTCGGCCGATTTGCCTTCATCCCACAGCGCGGCATCCGGGTGGATATAACCTTTTTCCATCCATTCCTGCAGCTTGGCTAAAGCCTGTTTGGCGCCCGGATTTACGGAGCCGTATTCCAAATTGCCGTTTTCATCTTTGTTCCACTGTTCTTCAACGGCGCCGTAAGCTCCGAACAGCCAATCAAGTCCGCCCATCCATGTATTGGTGTTGTTTTTCAGGGAAAGGGCAAGCGGATAAACATCTTTTGGAGCGAGTCCGTCCGGATTTTGATTTTTGAATTTATCCAGAATGTTTTCGAGATCGGCAATCGTTTTTGGCGCCTCGAGATGAAGCTTCTCCATCCAGTCCTCGCGCAGCCACAATACCGTATCGTCATTGTCCGTATATTCCATAATCGGCAGGTTCCACTTCTTGCCGTCCTTCGTAAACGGATACCACAATTCAGGATGCTGTGCCGCGTGGTCCTTCCAGATTTTATTCGCATATTTCTCGAACAGGTCGTCGATTGGCATGAACTGCCATTTTAGCTGCTCTGTGCATTTGACTTTCAGGGTAGATACGCAAAGTCAGCCGATTCTGGACGGCTGCCGACGTGGTGTCTTATTCAGCTATCGTGCCCGTTAATTTAAACCCAAGGTGCTCCGTTAGCATAACGGTTGTTCAGTAGCTAAAGTTATATATTCAACTGGAATAACGATACCTTGCCCCTTTCGGATTGCTTGCATTACAGGTGCAATATAATTGTTTTTATATTGGTTTGCAGAAACATATGAATTAACATATGCTTGAGTAACCTCTCTACCCGTACTACAATCATAACCTAGGTTAAGGGGCGTCGACCCTCTTTCATTTAAGTGTTTCCCTTCCAGTACATGTGCGTAATCAGCGATAAAAAGCCCTTTATAATTATAAGGCACTTCAATTCTTAACAAAACATTCCCGATGTATTTCTTTACCATTTCAATTCCTAGGTCACCAAAATAAGGGCTACATGTTAACCATAATGGAAGAGGCTCAAGGAATCCCTCCGCCAGAAAACTACCAGTAAACTCTTCTGGTGGATTCGGACATACGTCAACCGGACGTCCGGCAAACAGACCGCCGTTTGCAGATAAAATTTGCTCCACTCTGTCTTCCCTTGTGTAATGATAAAAGGCTATTTTGCCGGAAGCAGTGAGTTCAGTACCTCCTGGATCAGGCTTATACCCGTAATCGCTTAAACTACGACCTCTGCTATTTAAGAAAATATCCCCTAGCTTCATTCAATCCCCCCTTTTTTCCTCATCTACATTAGGTTACTGGGCAACGACTGAAACTTCAAAACTGAAAAAAATACCCATATAGTGTTATAATAATTACATAACAAAGACAATTCTTCCGTGCGTTAACATTCTAATCAATGCGATTAGTGTCTGGAATACTTTTTATTTGGGAAAAGCGACGGAATACATAAAAGAGAAAAGTGTTCTGCAATAGAAAATGCTGCAATACATTTCTCATCTTGGATGGGAGCATATCAATTTTCTTGGTGAGTACACCTTCCAAACTAAAAATTTGACTGTCCCAAATGCGTTACGACCACTTCGTATCCAAGATATAGAAGCCGGTAATTCCTTAGCGTAGGAAAAACCATTACCCGCCTTTACTTCTTTAAGTTATTCTCTCCTTTCCGGCAG
Encoded proteins:
- a CDS encoding ABC transporter substrate-binding protein, with translation MKKSSFILMSMLLVFTMFVAGCGKSENNNASGETPKTETETPKESEAPKKDVSLRVFSTFGGTDTAREAFQAALDEFTSKNPNIKVENDTMSANDDGFRTKVNTDMTSGNEPDLLFYFVGADAKGFVDAGKVVPLNDILDSDSTWKSGFSPAALENVRQKDGNIYAVPLTGFYEGLFVNKKIFEDNKLELPTDWDKMKTAVQTLSKKGIIPLAAPFDQSHYVIEHFILSAAGSKGHNSGLADGIDPNWEKGYAAMKELYDLGAFPKDAATIDLGMASNYYGEGKAAMILEGSWAMGNWKDPAVLDNTTVIPFPAMPGGVGTGKDVIGGFGSGFYLSKSTFDNADKKDAAIALLKHMTSPAVIEKIALANGGTPAAAGVEIKGKTQTATEGFAMVANADSVNNPIDTMVAPETFSTLRAGVQAVVTGKKTPADVLKEAKDIEDANKK
- a CDS encoding ABC transporter substrate-binding protein; the encoded protein is MPIDDLFEKYANKIWKDHAAQHPELWYPFTKDGKKWNLPIMEYTDNDDTVLWLREDWMEKLHLEAPKTIADLENILDKFKNQNPDGLAPKDVYPLALSLKNNTNTWMGGLDWLFGAYGAVEEQWNKDENGNLEYGSVNPGAKQALAKLQEWMEKGYIHPDAALWDEGKSAEIWTKGKAGVLPGANWVPDWPAPDLIKNVPGSKYKAYPVPAGPDGKIGTKWQNSGVNSSFMINKDAKHPEAIILYYNYLLDNLANPAAGSPYEYGFAKGYDWDIVDGQPTSDKDKIKDFFDKFPFITGPARIPDLYMKSLVKLADGAKPETPYEKQLAQFRKPENWYAAKVVMSQIDVRKQNYFTGAATPTMISKWNLLRQSELETFNKIIYGKLPVSAFDDFVASWKANGGDQVTKEVNEWYQSVSKVGPRVTKVRCTSRTGSMEKEHGTSRTWHAKNTAHHMVAVFFFRLWNL